In Corynebacterium nuruki S6-4, the following proteins share a genomic window:
- a CDS encoding amino acid ABC transporter permease — MSTRLSPRQRPADNQVVPLKHPGRIIAAVILVALAAWVIIGAAGNSAFGWGTYVDYLFDTRILAALWKTVALTVLAMVIGVVVGALMAVLRMSPNPVMRGFSWVYLWLFRGTPVYVQLVFWGLLGTIYQTINVGFAEITLDSFLSNFFVLAFLGLGLNESAYMAEIVRAGVQSVPEGQSEASKALGMTWGQNMRRTVLPQAMRIIIPPTGNELISMLKTTSLVIAVPYAGELYGRSTDIAYAMFEPVPMLLVAATWYLVITSVLMVGQHYLEKFYARGSSRTLTSRQLAALADAEGVPPANVTVEEQENR; from the coding sequence GTGAGCACCAGACTGAGCCCCCGGCAGCGACCGGCCGACAACCAGGTCGTCCCGCTCAAGCACCCCGGCCGCATCATCGCCGCCGTCATCCTCGTCGCCCTGGCGGCGTGGGTCATCATCGGCGCCGCGGGCAACAGCGCCTTCGGCTGGGGCACCTACGTCGACTACCTCTTCGACACCCGCATCCTCGCCGCCCTGTGGAAGACCGTCGCCCTCACCGTCCTCGCCATGGTCATCGGCGTGGTCGTCGGTGCGCTCATGGCGGTGCTGCGCATGTCGCCCAACCCGGTGATGCGCGGCTTCTCCTGGGTGTACCTGTGGCTGTTCCGCGGCACCCCGGTGTACGTCCAGCTGGTGTTCTGGGGCCTGCTCGGCACCATCTACCAGACCATCAACGTCGGCTTCGCCGAGATCACCCTCGACAGTTTCCTGTCGAACTTCTTCGTCCTCGCCTTCCTCGGCCTGGGCCTCAACGAGTCCGCCTACATGGCCGAGATCGTCCGCGCCGGCGTCCAGTCGGTGCCGGAGGGCCAGTCGGAGGCGTCGAAGGCACTGGGGATGACCTGGGGGCAGAACATGCGGCGCACCGTGCTGCCGCAGGCCATGCGGATCATCATCCCGCCGACCGGCAATGAGCTGATCAGCATGCTGAAGACCACCTCGCTGGTCATCGCGGTGCCCTACGCCGGCGAGCTGTACGGCCGGTCCACCGACATCGCCTACGCCATGTTCGAGCCGGTGCCGATGCTGCTGGTCGCGGCGACCTGGTACCTGGTCATCACCTCGGTGCTCATGGTCGGCCAGCACTACCTGGAGAAGTTCTACGCCCGGGGTTCCTCCCGGACCCTCACCAGCCGCCAGCTCGCCGCACTCGCGGACGCCGAGGGCGTCCCGCCGGCGAACGTCACCGTCGAAGAGCAGGAGAACCGCTGA